The genomic window CGTGAAGAATAAAGTGAGGACCTAGACTGGGCTTGAACAAGGGGCTAGGACAGGACCTTGTTTCTGCCATCACTTACTCCATCCTCGCCCCTAGCTGCTGTACCAATTGTTTGTCCACATGGTGACAGAACAGAGGAAGAAGGTTGCTGGGGAAGGCTAGAGGTTCTGCCAGAGAGGCTGTTGGCATATGGGCTATCTCCCAGGCGATCAGAACCACCATGTCTGTCCTggagggcagagaagacagaaaacattGCCTTCGTATTTATGCAGGAAGCAGACTCAAGGCCAAGGTGCTTGTAGCAATTAAAGGAACATCTGCAGAATTTTTCTCTGCCAGACAATGCTTAGTGCTTTAGATAGCCTCTTCCTTATATCAACAACTCCGATGttccttgcttcagattctgtctcaggccctctgcccctcctcaactcattccccacccccacctctgtctcccttccccccaccctcaaatacaaacaaatattttaaaaaattgaacaagaaaaaaggggtgcctgagtgtcggttcagtgtccaacttcagcccaggtcatgatctcacagcttgtgagtttgagccccatgcgggctctgtgctaacagctcggagtctgaagcctgctttagattctgtctccatctgtctgcccctcccctgctcacacactctctcaaatatacataaacatttttaaaaaatgaaaaataaaaactctttaagTTCTTAAACTAGATTCCTAGTTTATAGATGAGTTAACAGGCTAAGTGAAGTCAAGTAATATGCCTGAAAGATATAATGCTAGTAAGTGATGAAGGCAGAATCCAAACTTAGGTCTGTTTGCCTCTAAAGCTTATCCCTTTAATTACTGTTATACTGCCCTCTGTGGGAAACAAACACTCTAAGGCACCatattaaagaaggaaggaaaaaaagaaaaggcagaaaagcaaCAACTCTGCAAGTATTCCTTTCTCTATACGACTTCCTCCCCAGTTCTAGAATATACCACTCAGGAAATACCTCATCTAACTCAGCCTATACCTCCCAGGtactgaaatattatttacaaGGCCTTTAAGACCTTACCAAGCTGAATGATCACTGTTGGGCTCCTTAAGGGTAGACTCCAGGGATAATAGCTGTTCCCCATGACTCAGCAGGGCATAGAGCAAAGATATTCCAAACTGCAAGTGATAGAATATCCAAGGTAAGATGATTTCACCGTAGGCAAGCAGTGCTTTCCTGGCTCTGCCATGTTCCCAACTAAAAGGGAAGGTTCACATGTAAAAATGGAATACAACACTTACAAAATGGTCAGGTTTTACAGTGGCTGGCCACAGAACTCTCAGACCTTTCAAAAGAAGTCACTGCTTTGAAGTTTTCAAAAGATCCTTATGGAGAGTTGATTAATTGAACACTTGTGGGTTCTACTCTCCAGAGTCTGAGTCTATATAGATCATGAATAGACCCAGGAATCTGATGCAGGTAGTTTGTGGACCCCACTGAAAGAAGCATTGCTTTAGGCAAAGATCTTCAGAGAGGGGTTCACAAGATAAACCATTGGGGTTATTACAAAGTATCAGAACTTTCACACCTAGAGACttcacttaaatttttctttctatttacataatatatgtaCTTAGTGTTACACGTGTAGGACCTATAGACAAGCACATGGGTGATATATGGTTCAGAACTTTTTACTAAAAGGGATAAACAATCCAAACAGTTTGGTAGTGATCTCTGCTCTAGAGGTCCATCTCAACACCATcagggagcttgttagaaaaGCAAATGCATAGGCCACACTCCAGGTTTACTAAATGAGACTCCCTAGGGATGATACCAAGGAACCGAGGTTCACTGGGCTCTCCAGGTGATCCTAGTGCTTCCTAGATATGAAGGAGCACTGGAGAAATGATGGAAAGTTAGCACTCCCTTGCTTAGTCCTTGCCCATGACAGCACCTGAAGGCCATCTGGCAAGAGAGAAGCCTCCCCACTGTGTTACCTGGTTCTGAAGGATCACAGTGACTGGTCGCTCTGAGGAGCCAGGTGGAAACAGCATTAGCCCCTGAAGTCCTTGGAGGAGCTCATGGAAGGTCAAGTGACTGATACATTTGCCCAAAGGTTTGAATAACATTTGTAGGGCCTGCAAGAAGGTCAGTAAGTGCCTCTCTCAGATTTCACTACAACTTTGCCTCCTCCTACACTGCCTCTATCCCCCTTTTCTTGCTGACTTGTTTTTGGCACTTTTCTGGTAAGGTTACTTACCAAGCTTCTCATCATTCATGTCTCTCCAACCTTAATACTGGTCCTTCAATACCCACTTTCTTAGGGAAGGCATTCCTAAACAAGttggacatggggctcacacttcTCAGGGAATCCTTATCTTCTCTAACCTCCGCATCACACTGACACTTGTGTAACAAAAcgcctgtgggtttttttttgttcattgtaCTTAATGATAATTCGCTGTTCCTATAGTAGTTTGCTCTGGAACTCCGCCACCTGAGGGTAGCAGGTTGATCTCTCCTGCCCAGCACTTTCTCTGgcatctctgggggtgggggacagaggatgaaGTGGAAGTATTCCTCACCCATCCACAAAAGCATTCTCTGCTCAGTGCCACAATACCTGATCAGCAACATCCCTCCTGACTAGGAGGGGCAAATGGTGGGTGATAGCTAGGAGAAGGCTAACAGCTCgatcctggggcaggaaggggagaagcCTTGCCACCAGAGCTTTCCCCTTCTTCACGGAGAGCACCTGCAGGAAGCCATCTGCTGCCTCCCTATGTGTAAGAAAGGAGAACATTTTCAGGGCTCTGCTTAGAGGGCTCTGGCTACATgccagaaaggaggggcagaatcAAAGCCCATGTCTTTGCTCATCTTGCCCTTCCTGGGCGGACTCCCACACTCACTCCATGTTAGTCTGCTCCTGGGTCTTTAAGGCCTGGAAGAGCTTCTCAATCTGGTTGCGCTGATGTTCAGAGTAACAAGGCTGTGGAGGCCCATTCTTCTGGCCCTGCTCTAGCTCTAGTAACTGAAGGAACATCTGGGAATTTGCGGGTGGTAAAAGAAGAGGTCAATTTGAACAATATACCATTCTCAGGGGTAAATTAGGAATTCACTCATAAGGAGTTGATATCTCACCTTCTCAATCCTGGACAACACCTGAAGTCTCTGACTGCTTGCAGCTCCTATCTCCTAGGAGAGAGTCCCAGGCCATCAGCCACACCTCCATAGAAGCCATTCAGGCCTCAGGGGAGCTACAAATTGAGCTGGAAAGGCTAACAAAGTCTGACCACACTTCTCGCTCTTAGGTCACAATCTGATCTCAAGCATGAGAGTGCCCCAGTCCTTTCTCCCAAACAGGGGAGATAAAAAACATTGTGGAGAGGTAACACTTCTACCTGGTCTTGAGATCCATGGGGTACAGCATCAATAGCTCGGCGGGGGCTAAAACACGTTGATACAGCTACCTGGCCCAGGGAACCCTCGATGCGAACCACTGCATAAAAAGGAGTCAGGACAAACATTCCCCACCCCTTTCCACCTTCTGTGCATCCAGATGTTTATCCCAACCCAGAAGGTCAGCCCTGGTCCCACCTGACTCGTAAACCTCTGCCTTCTGAATGTAAGGTGTTATCAGCTTCAGGGATTCAACCTTGCTCCTTCGCCCAAGTAGCTCTTCATCGGTCTGCTTCTTCTCTAGTTTCTGATAATATTCCTGAGAGTTCATAGAATAGAGAAATGTATACACATCTTCTCAAGTTAGAATTAAGGCCCTCTTAACACACCCTTTCCTACAGCATTCATTTCAGAAATGATCTTGGCACCTTAGGCCCTTCTACCAAAATTCTGAAGCACCTTGAGCACCTTGGGCCTCATGCCATCTGAATTGGGATCGCCATACTAAGGACTTAAAGGGCTAGATACCATCACCAGATCTGATGAAAAGGCAGAGAGCAAAGTGGAAATCCGGGAAGCAAACCTGTCCCAACATCTGCAACCTTCTTGCATTCCTTATTCCCAGGATTGCAcacatctccctccctccaccccttttAGTTTTATGATTCTACCTGTGCTTTTCAAAACCACAGTTATCTGATGGCATGAAGACCATCAGCAGCTTGCAGTACAGAGATAGCACTATTGTCAATTGACCAGTAGCCAATAGCACTCTAGACCAGTGTCATGCTTCTAAGGTGAGGAACGGCTCAGCAGCTCTATTATCTTCTCAAATAAATCTGTAAAATCCCAAGCTAAAATAAAGCCACTGACTGTGAgtcataaaataatttgaattaacCTCTTTCATTTAGGAGCAGTgatgaaaaggcagagaagacagTGGAACATAGCTTAGACAACCCAAAAATCAGTAGATAAAACCTGCCTTGTAAAGAAAAGGGAGATAGGGTACAGAGAGTAAGGAGTCAAAATTTCTGCCAGCATTTATTCAGTTCAACAAAGTGAATCCCACTATTTATGAGATTCATGTATCTTATATCTAAAAAAGCAGTAAGTAGATAAAGGTTTTTAACAAGACATTTCTAAGATCCACAGAAGTGTACAAAGGCAGAAACATTCCTATTTCAAGGCCAAGTAGAGGAAATTCTTGGCAAAGGATGAAGATAAAACCTCAGTGTTTGGGGGAATTGTAAATAATCCCGTTTGTCTGACGTGTAGGAGAATAGAGGAGAATGATCTTAGGCTTTAGAAATATGGCCCCTATCCTGAAGGGACGGTCTCTCCCCCATGACTGGACATGTCCTCTAAAAGCTGCAGAGATGACGCAAGAGGGTTGATGGAGTCCAGGCCCATTTGACTCCAAAGTCAGAGGCTGAGAAGAGCATCTGGGGCTCACCTGGTAGTAATAGTCATCCAGGCGAGGATTCTCACTCTGCAGCTGAACCATCTGTACTTTTACCACCCAGTCTTTCTCTTTTCGGGTCATGAGGTTAACATAGGGGTCTGGCTGCTGAGACCAAGGCTTCTTGGCTGGGGGACTTGAAGCCAGAAGGAACATGCCTTTAGACTTGCCCACCCCTGCACAGTGAACTTCCCAAGGAAGGGTAAGCAGGGAGTGGAGCCATCTGGGCAGGATGGAACAGAGTGCAGAAGTGGGCAACCCTGGTAGAGTCTTATTTGTGCAGGGGCTCTGGAGAGATGCCCAATCACATAGGAATACTCAGCATGCACACCAACGGCCCTCGACCCTGCTACTTATCCAGGCTTTACCTTGGTGTTCGACTATGTTGCTGCAGCTGCAAGATCCGTTGGTGCCGAGGGTGGAGCTGGGTCAGATGACTACGAAGACTGAGAAAGAAACTTGGGCTGGGTGAGAAGTgctcagctccctgccctcccatTCGATTAGTCTCTGATAACCTCAGCTGGATATCTAAGGTAACTCCATCTGTTCACGTGCCTCCCCAAAGTCAGCCACATTAAACACCACAACCCTAGCTCAGCAGGGCTCACTTTCCCCTCCAAGATACATTTTCTTGCAACTTGGCTGCAGGAATTCTTGACATAGTAGAAAACCACTTGGCCTGGTTGTTGGAGTTCTGTCCTATTTTCAGTTCTGCCATGCCAACTAACCTCAAGTAAGTTCTTTTTAAGTCTTTCTGggccttcatttcctcatctttgagGGAGAATGACTAGACCCTCCTACGCACTTCTCTTACTAAGTCTTTATAGGTGTCTTTCTGTGGCAGTTGAGGGAGTGGCTCCCACCCCTCTTCAAGCCACTACCTTCTGATCCCTCTGGAGAAGA from Suricata suricatta isolate VVHF042 chromosome 9, meerkat_22Aug2017_6uvM2_HiC, whole genome shotgun sequence includes these protein-coding regions:
- the PATL2 gene encoding protein PAT1 homolog 2, which encodes MAKVGGKNSNSLVVGVNNKVAVRPLGHVCVCVEVLLLQFQAPSLISVPLLPAAGLVYLPEANSAILPEETAMVEVCQPAKMICLEGPHLNQGRGKCRGSLAPEEEPVSASQLEEEEEEEEEEDLNADLTPDPEEEDEEEEEEESDLGDRAVLNAVHNTQRSLLNPPGIKASGVLGMSPASLNFLWQALDYLSPVPFRTTFSSASSPARHFGPRLLPPDPILFCSPPTSWPPSFSHLTQLHPRHQRILQLQQHSRTPSPPAKKPWSQQPDPYVNLMTRKEKDWVVKVQMVQLQSENPRLDDYYYQEYYQKLEKKQTDEELLGRRSKVESLKLITPYIQKAEVYESVVRIEGSLGQVAVSTCFSPRRAIDAVPHGSQDQEIGAASSQRLQVLSRIEKMFLQLLELEQGQKNGPPQPCYSEHQRNQIEKLFQALKTQEQTNMEEAADGFLQVLSVKKGKALVARLLPFLPQDRAVSLLLAITHHLPLLVRRDVADQALQMLFKPLGKCISHLTFHELLQGLQGLMLFPPGSSERPVTVILQNQFGISLLYALLSHGEQLLSLESTLKEPNSDHSAWTDMVVLIAWEIAHMPTASLAEPLAFPSNLLPLFCHHVDKQLVQQLGARMELAWIY